One genomic window of Aquisalimonas sp. 2447 includes the following:
- a CDS encoding XrtA system polysaccharide deacetylase has product MTKPITNALTLDVEDYFHVNALSEVIDPSEWEQWPRRVERNTESFLNLYAKHGVRGTFFVLGWVAERHPELIRRIHAAGHEIASHGYSHQLIYNQTPDVFREETYRSKVLLEDLTGQHVTGYRAASYSITPKSRWALDILGELGFTWDSSLFPIRHDTYGMPDIPDHPYRFTSDAGYELVEFPLSTARLAGQRIPVAGGGYFRLFPYWFSKWGLGSINRRNQPFIFYLHPWEVDPEQPRVPGLSWKSRFRHYNNLHRCHARLDKLLASFKFGTVTETLAEYDLHPVTPAEPASKAAHP; this is encoded by the coding sequence CACGTCAACGCGCTCTCGGAAGTCATTGATCCGAGCGAGTGGGAGCAGTGGCCGCGGCGGGTGGAGCGCAACACCGAGAGCTTCCTGAATCTCTACGCAAAGCACGGTGTGCGCGGCACGTTCTTCGTGCTGGGGTGGGTGGCCGAGCGGCATCCGGAGCTGATCAGGCGCATCCACGCCGCCGGCCACGAGATCGCCTCCCACGGCTACAGCCACCAGCTCATCTACAACCAGACGCCGGACGTCTTCCGCGAGGAAACCTACCGCTCGAAAGTGCTTCTGGAGGATCTCACCGGCCAGCACGTCACCGGGTACCGGGCGGCCAGCTATTCCATCACCCCGAAATCCCGCTGGGCGCTGGATATTCTCGGTGAGCTGGGCTTCACCTGGGACTCGAGCCTCTTCCCCATCCGTCACGACACCTACGGCATGCCGGACATCCCGGATCACCCGTACCGCTTCACCTCGGATGCCGGCTACGAGTTGGTGGAGTTCCCGCTGTCGACGGCGCGGCTGGCCGGCCAGCGGATTCCCGTGGCCGGGGGAGGGTACTTCCGGCTGTTCCCCTACTGGTTCAGCAAATGGGGCCTGGGCAGCATCAACCGCCGCAACCAGCCGTTCATCTTCTACCTGCACCCCTGGGAAGTGGACCCCGAGCAGCCCCGCGTCCCCGGCCTGAGCTGGAAATCCCGCTTCCGCCACTACAATAACCTGCACAGGTGTCACGCGCGGCTGGACAAGCTCCTGGCCAGCTTCAAGTTCGGCACCGTCACGGAAACCCTGGCGGAATACGACCTCCATCCGGTCACCCCCGCGGAACCCGCCAGTAAAGCCGCCCACCCGTAG